A stretch of Henckelia pumila isolate YLH828 chromosome 4, ASM3356847v2, whole genome shotgun sequence DNA encodes these proteins:
- the LOC140859866 gene encoding protein DEHYDRATION-INDUCED 19 homolog 3 isoform X2, protein MDSNSWAARLSSATKSYKSALQSRSEMLMGFEELEVEDDTREEYICPFCSEYFDIVGLCCHIDDEHPVETNSGVCPVCSVRVGVDMVAHITLQHGNIFKMQRKRKSRKSGSYSTLSLLRRELKEGNLQSLFGGSAASVSSSNAAPDPLLSSFILPMVQDFESVPSNTSTGSASVNKSTTDGISERKVQEPPLSIEDKEEKTKRCEFVQGILLSKMLDDSL, encoded by the exons ATGGATTCTAATTCTTGGGCTGCTCGTCTGTCTTCTGCCACCAAGAGCTATAAATCAGCTCTTCAATCTCGATCTG AAATGCTTATGGGTTTCGAGGAACTTGAGGTGGAGGATGATACAAGGGAAGAGTATATTTGCCCTTTCTGTTCAGAATATTTCGACATTGTGGGACTCTGTTGCCACATCGATGATGAACACCCTGTTGAGACCAACAGTGGG GTGTGTCCGGTTTGCTCAGTGAGGGTTGGTGTTGACATGGTAGCGCATATAACCTTGCAACATGGAAATATCTTTAAGAT GCAGCGCAAGAGGAAATCAAGAAAATCTGGTTCCTATTCAACcctttctttgttgaggagggAACTGAAAGAAGGTAATTTGCAGTCCCTCTTTGGAGGGTCGGCCGCCTCAGTTTCTTCTAGCAATGCAGCCCCAGACCCGCTATTGTCGTCATTTATTTTGCCaatggttcaagattttgaaagtGTTCCATCTAACACGTCGACTGGGTCAGCATCAGTTAACAAAAGCACAACCGATGGCATTTCAGAAAG AAAGGTCCAAGAACCTCCATTGTCGATCGAAGATAAAGAGGAGAAGACGAAGAGATGTGAGTTTGTTCAAGGAATACTGCTATCTAAGATGCTTGATGATAGTTTATAA
- the LOC140859866 gene encoding protein DEHYDRATION-INDUCED 19 homolog 3 isoform X1, with product MDSNSWAARLSSATKSYKSALQSRSGLKWDNFDAEMLMGFEELEVEDDTREEYICPFCSEYFDIVGLCCHIDDEHPVETNSGVCPVCSVRVGVDMVAHITLQHGNIFKMQRKRKSRKSGSYSTLSLLRRELKEGNLQSLFGGSAASVSSSNAAPDPLLSSFILPMVQDFESVPSNTSTGSASVNKSTTDGISERKVQEPPLSIEDKEEKTKRCEFVQGILLSKMLDDSL from the exons ATGGATTCTAATTCTTGGGCTGCTCGTCTGTCTTCTGCCACCAAGAGCTATAAATCAGCTCTTCAATCTCGATCTG GGCTCAAGTGGGATAATTTTGATGCAGAAATGCTTATGGGTTTCGAGGAACTTGAGGTGGAGGATGATACAAGGGAAGAGTATATTTGCCCTTTCTGTTCAGAATATTTCGACATTGTGGGACTCTGTTGCCACATCGATGATGAACACCCTGTTGAGACCAACAGTGGG GTGTGTCCGGTTTGCTCAGTGAGGGTTGGTGTTGACATGGTAGCGCATATAACCTTGCAACATGGAAATATCTTTAAGAT GCAGCGCAAGAGGAAATCAAGAAAATCTGGTTCCTATTCAACcctttctttgttgaggagggAACTGAAAGAAGGTAATTTGCAGTCCCTCTTTGGAGGGTCGGCCGCCTCAGTTTCTTCTAGCAATGCAGCCCCAGACCCGCTATTGTCGTCATTTATTTTGCCaatggttcaagattttgaaagtGTTCCATCTAACACGTCGACTGGGTCAGCATCAGTTAACAAAAGCACAACCGATGGCATTTCAGAAAG AAAGGTCCAAGAACCTCCATTGTCGATCGAAGATAAAGAGGAGAAGACGAAGAGATGTGAGTTTGTTCAAGGAATACTGCTATCTAAGATGCTTGATGATAGTTTATAA